The DNA region CCAGTCCACGACGCTACATCCAGCCGTCTCACGTGATTCGCATCGCGCCGATGATCTATGGCGGCGCGTTCCGTCGCGATCCAACCCTCGCCGCCAGCCATGCCGCCAAGGTCCGCTCGGCAGGCAAACTCGGTTACTACTGGCAGCTGTTCGCCGGCCTCGGCTGGACCAGCATTCACTGGCTGCACAAGATCCACCAGCCAACCTTGGTACTGGCCGGTGACGACGATCCACTGATTCCGTTGGTCAACATGCGGTTACTGGCCTGGCGGATTCCCAACGCCCAGTTGCACATCATCGATGACGGGCATCTGTTTTTGATTACCCGGGCCGAAGCAGTAGCACCGATCATCATGAAGTTTCTCGAGGAAGAACGTCAGCGTGCCGTGATGCATCCGCATCCGGCGCCATTGGGCGGCTAATCGGCCCTGGCTTTTGTTACAAAAAGGGGTCGGGAAGACGCAGCGCCGCGCAACATTCCGCAACAGCGTCTATGGTGTTCTGGTTCGGTGTATCTGTATTTGGCCTGAAGACGAAGGAGTGTTGATTCATGCGCGAAAAACCAGCGAGGGAATTTTTGCCCACTCCCGCCGCGTTCATCAACGCACAGAGTGCGATTACCGGCCTGCGTGGTCGGGATCTGTTTTCCACCCTGCGCAGCGTTGCCGCACATGGTTTGCGCAACCCGGTGCACACCGCCCGACACGCCTTGAAGCTGGGCGGTCAACTGGGCCGCGTACTGCTGGGCGAAACCCTGCACCCGACCAATCCGCAAGACAACCGCTTTGCCGACCCGGCGTGGAGCCTCAACCCTTTTTATCGCCGCAGTTTGCAGGCCTACCTGAGCTGGCAGAAGCAGGTCAAACACTGGATCGACGACAGCAACATGACCCCGGACGATCGCGCCCGGGCCCACTTTGCGTTCGCCTTGCTCAACGACGCCATGGCACCGTCCAACAGCCTGCTTAATCCGCTGGCGATCAAGGAGATCTTCAACTCCGGCGGCAACAGCCTGGTGCGAGGTATCAGCCACCTGGTCGACGACTTCCTGCACAACGACGGCTTGCCCAGACAAGTCACCAAGCAAGCTTTCGAGGTTGGCAAAACTGTCGCCACCACTACGGGCTCCGTGGTGTTTCGCAATGAGCTGCTGGAGTTGATCCAGTACAAGCCCATGAGCGAAAAGCAGTATTCCAAACCGCTGCTGGTGGTGCCGCCACAGATCAACAAGTACTACATTTTCGACCTGAGCCCGCACAACAGCTTCGTCCAGTTCGCCCTGAAGAACGGCCTGCAGACCTTCATGATCAGCTGGCGCAATCCGGATGTGCGTCATCGCGAATGGGGGCTGTCGACGTACGTTGAAGCCGTGGAAGAAGCGATGAATGTGTGCCGGGCGATCACCGGCGCTCGCGAAGTCAATCTGATGGGCGCCTGCGCTGGCGGGCTGACCATCGCCGCCCTGCAAGGTCACTTACAGGCCAAGCGACAACTTCGGCGGGTTTCCAGCGCGACCTATCTCGTGAGCCTGCTCGACAGTCAGATGGACTCGCCTGCGACCCTCTTCGCCGACGAACAGACGCTTGAAGCAGCCAAGCGTCGCTCCTATCAGAAAGGCGTGCTGGATGGTCGCGACATGGCCAAGATCTTCGCCTGGATGCGCCCCAACGATTTGATCTGGAACTATTTCGTTAACAACTACCTGTTGGGCAAGGAGCCGCCGGCGTTCGACATCCTTTACTGGAACAACGACAACACACGTTTGCCGGCAGCCCTCCATGGCGACTTGCTGGACTTCTTCAAACACAACCCGCTGAGTCATCCGGGAGGTCTGGAGGTGTGCGGCACGCCGATCGACTTGCAGAAAGTCAACGTCGACAGCTTCAGCGTCGCGGGCATCAATGACCACATCACCCCGTGGGATGCGGTGTATCGCTCGACCCTGCTGCTGGGTGGCGAGCGACGGTTCGTGTTGTCCAACAGCGGCCATGTACAGAGCATTCTCAACCCACCATCAAACCCGAAAGCCAACTTCGTCGAGAGCACGAAGCTGAGCGGTGACCCACGGGCCTGGTATTACGACGCCAAGCAAGTCGACGGCAGTTGGTGGACTCAGTGGCTGGGCTGGATTCAAGAACGTTCAGGCGCGCTAAAAGAAACCCACATGGCGCTCGGCAACCAGAACTATCCACCGATGGAGGCAGCACCCGGTACTTACGTGCGTGTGCGCTGACGTTCAACGAACCATTAAGAAGACTGGATGAAAACCCGCGACCGGATTCTCGAATGTGCTTTGCAGTTGTTCAATCAGAAGGGCGAGCCGAACGTCTCCACCATGGAAGTTGCCAACGAAATGGGCATCAGCCCGGGCAACCTCTACTACCACTTCCATGGCAAGGAACCGTTGATTCTCGGGCTGTTCGAGCGCTTCCAGGCCGAACTGGCGCCCCTGCTCGATCCACCGGCCGATGTGGAACTTGCACCAGAAGATTACTGGCTGTTCCTGCACCTGATCGTTGAGCGCCTGGCCCATTACCGGTTTCTGTTCCAGGACCTGTCGAACCTCGCCGGGCGCTTGCCGAAACTGGCCAAGGGCATACGCAACCTGCTCAACGCGTTGAAGCGCACACTGGCTTCGTTGCTCGCACGATTAAAGGCTCAGGGGCAATTGGTCAGCGACACCCAGGCGCTGGGGCAGCTGGTGGAACAGATCACCATGACGCTGCTGTTTTCGCTGGACTATCAGCGGATTCTTGATCGCGAGGGTGAGGTGAGATTGGTGGTGTACCAGATCATGATGCTGGTGGCGCCGCATTTGTTGCCGCCGATCAAGGTGGCGACGGAGCAACTGGCCCTTCAATACCTCGAAGAACACGAATAACCCCTGTGGGAGCGGGCTTGCTCGCGAAAGCGGTTTATTATTCAAAAATGATGTCGACTGACCAACCGCTTTCGCGAGCAAGCCCGCTCCCACAGTGGATCTGCGGTGTTCATTAATCTATGCATAAAAAAACGCCCGACCTTTGCAGGCCGGGCGTTTTCTTGAGCCCTGAAAATCAGGACTGACTGGTTGGCGTCGAAGGAGCTGGCGCGACAGTCGGGGTTACAGCAGGGATCGGCGCAGTAGCGGAGTTCGATGCACTGACCGGGGCCGGGGTTGCCGGTTTGGCGGCAGCCACTGCTGGTTTTGGTGCAGCCGCTTTCGCAGCTGCCGGCTTTTTCACCGCTGGTTTCTTCGCTGCGGCAGGTTTGGCCGCTGGCTTGGTAGCGGGTTTGGCCGCTGCAGTTTTGGCAGCCGGTTTAGCGGCTGGTTTTGCTGCTGCTTTGGCCGCTGGCTTGGCTGCTGCAGGTTTCGCTGCGGCAGTTTTGGCCGTTGGTTTAGCGGCAGCTTTAGCCAGTGGTTTGGCAGCCGACTTCGCCGCAGGTTTGGCCGCCGCGGTTTTCGCCGCAACAGGCGCCACCTTGGCACCGGTGAGTCTTTCGATTTGCTTGGTCAGGGTATCGACCTTGCTGTGCAGCGCTTTGACTTCATTGCGGCTCGGTACACCCAGGCGCGAAATGGCGCTGTTCAGACGCTTGTCGAAAGCCCCTTCCAGCTCATCCCACTTGCCCAGTGCGCGATCTTTCACGCCGCTGATGCGCGACTTGGCCGACGAAGCAGAGTCCTTGGCAGCATCGACTTTCTTGCCGACAGCGCTCTTGGTGAGCTTCTCGGCTTTCTCGCCGTCTTTAACCAATGTATCGAAGAGTTTGCTGCCGTCAGTGTCGATCTTCGAGTACACGCCTAGACCAGCCAGCCAGATTTTGCGGGAGTAGTCTTCGACTTTCCCGATCCACGAGCTGCCTTCTTTTTCAGTATTCTTTTTGCCAGCCATCCCGTTCTCCTTAAGATTTACGCGCGACGCGTTCGAGCAATGCCGTCAGCTCATCGAGCTTGGCAGAGAGTGTCTCAACGTCATGTTTAGACGGAATGCCGATACGATTCAAGGTACTTGCGACACGCGAGTCAAAAGCCTTCTCGACCTTGTCGAGCTGAACTTCGACCTTACCTTTGAAAGTAGTGACTTCACTCTTGGCTTCATCGATCTCGGCATTGGCCGCTTCAAGTTTCTCGGCAACTACTTTTTTGCCTTGCTTTTCAACAACTTGACCAGCCTTGATCAACTCTTGAAAGTACTCGCTGCCCTCTTGGCCGACCTTGGTGTAGGCACCCAGGCCTGCAAGCCAGATCTTGCGGGCATAAGATTTAACGTCGCTCAGAGCAGTCGTCGAAGCGTCGATTTTTTTCTTCAAAATAACTTTGGCCATGGTGCACCTCACGCGCAGAAGGTTTGAGGAACTGCCCGCGAAAGAGTCGGGCTCAGGCACAAAGTAGTGAGAATAATTAGAAACGGCACCCTAACAACTGACATGAATCGGTGGTGCCTTTTGGAAAAGATCGCAGCCTCGTTTCACTCGACAGCTCCTACACCGTCGCCCCTGTAGGAGCTGTCGAGTGAAACGAGGCTGCGATCTTTTCGGCATCACGCCAACGCTTTATCGAGGGCCTTTTCGATTTCCGATTTGATGGTGCCGCTCATGGCCGACATCAACAGGCCAAGTTCGACATCGACCTTGATCGAATCCTCGCCCACATACACCGCGCCTTTCACACCGGAACGCTTGAGGTTCAGGGTGTCGCCGGACCATTGCGGCTCCAGGCCATATTGCTCGGACAGTTTTTGCGCCAACTTGTCGGCCTTCTCGCGGGCCGCTGCCTTACCCAGGCCGTGGGAACGCTCAACACTAATACGGGCCATCGAATGACTCCTGCTTTATGAATACTTTCCTGAAGCATCTTGACCGCTACTGCGGCAAAACGTCCCGGTGGTTACCTATCTTACCTGCAGCCTTGCCAAGACAAAGCAGGCCACCGGGATTAGAATGTCCCGCATTCTCTTTTGGTGACAGCGATATGACTGATCAGCGCAAAGGCAGCGATGCCGAACCCACCACTCACTTCGGCTTCAAAAACGTTCCGGAAAGCCAAAAAGCGGAAAAAGTCGCTGAGGTTTTCCACTCGGTAGCCGCCAAGTACGACTTGATGAACGACCTCCTGTCGGGCGGCATGCACCGTCTGTGGAAGCGTTTCGCGATCGAGCTGTCGGGCGTTCGCACCGGTAACCGCGTGCTGGACATCGCCGGCGGTACCGGCGACCTGACCAAAAAGTTCTCGCACCTCGTTGGCCCGACCGGCCAGGTCGTGTTGGCCGACATCAACGAATCCATGCTCAAGGTCGGTCGTGACCGCCTGCTGGATCTGGGTGTGGCCGGCAACGTCGAATTCGTTCAGGCCGATGCTGAAAAGCTGCCGTTCCCGGACAACCATTTCGACTGCGTGACCATCGCTTTCGGCCTGCGCAACGTTACGCATAAAGAAGACGCCCTGCGCTCGATGCTGCGCGTGCTGAAACCGGGCGGCCGTTTGCTGGTGCTTGAGTTCTCCAAGCCAACCAACGCGCTGATGTCCAAAGCCTACGACGCCTACTCGTTCGCCTTCATGCCACTGATGGGCAAGCTGATCACCAACGACTCGGAAAGCTATCGTTACCTGGCCGAATCGATCCGCATGCACCCGAATCAGGAAACCCTGAAGTCGATGATGGTCGAGGCCGGTTTCGACCGCGTGACCTACCACAACATGACCGCAGGCATCGTCGCCCTGCACCGCGGCATCAAACCCTGATGTTGCTAGCCGGCCTGCTCGCCAGCGTTGAACTCGGTCTGAACCGGGTGCTGCGTCTCGACAGCACGGCGCTGCCGCGGCTGGCGCATTTGAGTGGCAAGGTGATTGCGGTCGACTGCCGCAGTCCGGCGCTGCAAGTGTTCATCCTGCCCAGCGACGAAGGCTTGATGCTGGCGTCCCACTGGGAAACCGGCGCCGACTGCACCTTGCGCGCACCGGCCTCCAGC from Pseudomonas sp. ACM7 includes:
- the phaC gene encoding class II poly(R)-hydroxyalkanoic acid synthase, which translates into the protein MREKPAREFLPTPAAFINAQSAITGLRGRDLFSTLRSVAAHGLRNPVHTARHALKLGGQLGRVLLGETLHPTNPQDNRFADPAWSLNPFYRRSLQAYLSWQKQVKHWIDDSNMTPDDRARAHFAFALLNDAMAPSNSLLNPLAIKEIFNSGGNSLVRGISHLVDDFLHNDGLPRQVTKQAFEVGKTVATTTGSVVFRNELLELIQYKPMSEKQYSKPLLVVPPQINKYYIFDLSPHNSFVQFALKNGLQTFMISWRNPDVRHREWGLSTYVEAVEEAMNVCRAITGAREVNLMGACAGGLTIAALQGHLQAKRQLRRVSSATYLVSLLDSQMDSPATLFADEQTLEAAKRRSYQKGVLDGRDMAKIFAWMRPNDLIWNYFVNNYLLGKEPPAFDILYWNNDNTRLPAALHGDLLDFFKHNPLSHPGGLEVCGTPIDLQKVNVDSFSVAGINDHITPWDAVYRSTLLLGGERRFVLSNSGHVQSILNPPSNPKANFVESTKLSGDPRAWYYDAKQVDGSWWTQWLGWIQERSGALKETHMALGNQNYPPMEAAPGTYVRVR
- a CDS encoding TetR/AcrR family transcriptional regulator; translated protein: MKTRDRILECALQLFNQKGEPNVSTMEVANEMGISPGNLYYHFHGKEPLILGLFERFQAELAPLLDPPADVELAPEDYWLFLHLIVERLAHYRFLFQDLSNLAGRLPKLAKGIRNLLNALKRTLASLLARLKAQGQLVSDTQALGQLVEQITMTLLFSLDYQRILDREGEVRLVVYQIMMLVAPHLLPPIKVATEQLALQYLEEHE
- a CDS encoding phasin family protein — translated: MAGKKNTEKEGSSWIGKVEDYSRKIWLAGLGVYSKIDTDGSKLFDTLVKDGEKAEKLTKSAVGKKVDAAKDSASSAKSRISGVKDRALGKWDELEGAFDKRLNSAISRLGVPSRNEVKALHSKVDTLTKQIERLTGAKVAPVAAKTAAAKPAAKSAAKPLAKAAAKPTAKTAAAKPAAAKPAAKAAAKPAAKPAAKTAAAKPATKPAAKPAAAKKPAVKKPAAAKAAAPKPAVAAAKPATPAPVSASNSATAPIPAVTPTVAPAPSTPTSQS
- a CDS encoding phasin family protein codes for the protein MAKVILKKKIDASTTALSDVKSYARKIWLAGLGAYTKVGQEGSEYFQELIKAGQVVEKQGKKVVAEKLEAANAEIDEAKSEVTTFKGKVEVQLDKVEKAFDSRVASTLNRIGIPSKHDVETLSAKLDELTALLERVARKS
- a CDS encoding polyhydroxyalkanoic acid system family protein → MARISVERSHGLGKAAAREKADKLAQKLSEQYGLEPQWSGDTLNLKRSGVKGAVYVGEDSIKVDVELGLLMSAMSGTIKSEIEKALDKALA
- the ubiE gene encoding bifunctional demethylmenaquinone methyltransferase/2-methoxy-6-polyprenyl-1,4-benzoquinol methylase UbiE, producing the protein MTDQRKGSDAEPTTHFGFKNVPESQKAEKVAEVFHSVAAKYDLMNDLLSGGMHRLWKRFAIELSGVRTGNRVLDIAGGTGDLTKKFSHLVGPTGQVVLADINESMLKVGRDRLLDLGVAGNVEFVQADAEKLPFPDNHFDCVTIAFGLRNVTHKEDALRSMLRVLKPGGRLLVLEFSKPTNALMSKAYDAYSFAFMPLMGKLITNDSESYRYLAESIRMHPNQETLKSMMVEAGFDRVTYHNMTAGIVALHRGIKP